In Streptomyces sp. NBC_00414, a single window of DNA contains:
- a CDS encoding LacI family DNA-binding transcriptional regulator, producing the protein MAQSQLRPPTMADVARLAGVSHQTVSRVLGDHPNVRVETRARVLRAIEEMGYRRNSSARALVTRRTRTLGVVASDTTLYGPASTLFALEEAARAEGYLVSTVSLRKLTVETLSEAVDHLSEGGVEGVVAVAPQRSAVEALAELRHPFPVVTVGSGPGVEIPSVNVDQHLGARLATRHLLAAGHRTVWHLAGPEDWQEAADRAAGWRATLETAGVEPPLMLRGDWSPLSGYRAGQELAGWLGRGLTAVFVANDQMALGVLRALREAGVRTPQDVAVVGFDDIPESEFFAPPLTTVRQDFAAVGKRSIALLLDLIEGREPSGALRIAIEPQLVVRASTYPYTSDQGAPPV; encoded by the coding sequence ATGGCACAATCCCAGCTTCGGCCGCCCACCATGGCCGATGTCGCGCGACTGGCGGGCGTGTCCCACCAGACTGTTTCCCGTGTGCTGGGGGATCACCCCAACGTGCGGGTCGAGACACGGGCCAGGGTGCTGCGGGCGATCGAGGAGATGGGCTACCGCCGAAACTCCTCCGCGCGAGCCCTGGTCACCCGGCGCACCCGGACCCTGGGTGTGGTCGCCTCGGACACCACCCTCTACGGTCCGGCCAGCACCCTCTTCGCACTTGAGGAGGCGGCACGCGCCGAGGGCTATCTCGTCTCCACGGTCAGTCTGCGCAAGCTGACCGTCGAGACACTGTCCGAGGCGGTGGACCACCTCAGCGAGGGCGGGGTGGAGGGAGTCGTCGCCGTCGCGCCGCAGCGGTCGGCGGTCGAGGCCCTCGCCGAACTCAGGCACCCGTTCCCGGTGGTGACCGTGGGCAGCGGGCCCGGAGTGGAGATCCCCAGCGTCAACGTGGATCAGCACCTGGGTGCCCGCCTGGCCACCCGCCACCTGCTGGCCGCCGGCCACCGTACGGTCTGGCACCTCGCCGGACCCGAGGACTGGCAGGAGGCCGCGGACCGGGCCGCGGGCTGGCGGGCCACCCTCGAAACGGCGGGCGTGGAACCGCCGTTGATGCTGCGCGGGGACTGGAGCCCGCTCTCCGGCTACCGGGCGGGCCAGGAACTGGCCGGCTGGCTGGGCCGGGGGCTGACCGCCGTCTTCGTCGCCAACGACCAGATGGCACTGGGGGTGTTGCGCGCCCTGCGTGAGGCGGGGGTGCGAACTCCCCAGGACGTGGCGGTGGTCGGCTTCGACGACATTCCTGAGTCGGAGTTCTTCGCGCCTCCGCTCACCACCGTCCGGCAGGACTTCGCGGCGGTCGGCAAGCGGAGCATCGCCCTGCTGCTGGACCTGATCGAGGGCAGAGAGCCGTCCGGCGCACTCCGGATCGCCATCGAACCCCAGCTCGTCGTCCGCGCCAGTACCTATCCGTACACCTCCGACCAGGGCGCCCCGCCCGTCTGA
- the cutA gene encoding divalent-cation tolerance protein CutA has product MAHVIVIAQTTSDDEDQAKALARGAVESKLAAGVHIDAPITAFYWWKGKVETAQEWRISYMTSTDRLPALEAWLHEKHPYDVPQWITLPVTGGSEAYLSWVVEETHRQ; this is encoded by the coding sequence ATGGCCCACGTGATTGTGATCGCGCAGACGACCAGCGACGACGAGGATCAGGCGAAGGCGCTGGCCCGAGGCGCGGTTGAGAGCAAGCTGGCAGCGGGCGTTCACATCGATGCGCCTATCACCGCCTTCTACTGGTGGAAGGGGAAGGTCGAGACGGCGCAGGAGTGGCGGATCTCGTACATGACGTCAACGGACCGTCTCCCGGCACTGGAAGCGTGGCTGCACGAGAAGCATCCGTATGACGTCCCTCAGTGGATCACGTTGCCCGTGACCGGAGGATCGGAGGCGTACCTGTCCTGGGTGGTCGAGGAGACTCACCGGCAGTAG
- a CDS encoding IS5 family transposase (programmed frameshift) has translation MVERLVPDELWELFQRVVPDAPSRPQGGGRRRHGDREVLAAIVFVATSGCTWQQVPTASFGPSGATAHRRFTEWTKARVWAKLHRLVLDELGSRGELDWSRCAIDSVNMRALKGELTGPNPVDRGKYGSKIHLITERTGLPLSIGISGANTHDSQALIPLVKGIPPIRSRRGPRRRRPHKLHADKGYDYNHLRRWLSSRGIRHRIARRGIESSARLGCHRWTVERTMSWLAGCRRLHRRYERKADHFLAFTSIACTLICYRRLTK, from the exons ATCGTTGAGCGGCTGGTGCCGGACGAGTTGTGGGAGCTGTTCCAACGGGTGGTGCCCGACGCACCGTCGCGGCCCCAGGGCGGTGGCCGGCGTCGGCACGGCGACCGTGAAGTGCTGGCCGCGATCGTCTTCGTGGCGACCTCGGGCTGCACGTGGCAGCAGGTGCCGACCGCGTCGTTCGGCCCGTCCGGCGCGACGGCCCATCGGCGCTTCACCGAGTGGACGAAGGCCCGGGTGTGGGCCAAACTCCACCGCCTGGTCCTCGACGAGCTCGGATCCCGTGGCGAGCTGGACTGGTCCCGGTGCGCGATCGACTCGGTCAACATGCGGGCCCTG AAGGGGGAACTGACAGGCCCGAATCCTGTAGACCGGGGCAAGTACGGGTCAAAGATCCACTTGATCACAGAGCGGACCGGACTGCCCCTGTCCATCGGCATCTCGGGCGCCAACACGCATGACAGCCAGGCACTGATCCCACTGGTGAAAGGCATACCGCCGATCCGCTCCCGCCGGGGACCCCGGCGACGCAGACCCCACAAACTCCACGCCGACAAGGGCTACGACTACAACCACCTGCGACGATGGTTATCCAGCCGAGGAATCCGGCACCGCATCGCCCGCAGGGGCATCGAGTCCTCGGCCCGCCTGGGCTGCCACCGCTGGACCGTGGAGCGCACGATGTCCTGGCTCGCCGGATGCCGACGCCTGCACCGTCGCTACGAACGCAAAGCCGACCACTTCCTCGCCTTCACCAGCATCGCCTGCACCTTGATTTGCTACCGCAGACTCACCAAATGA
- a CDS encoding ATP-binding protein: protein MAPASAHVAHARGTTAAVLRQWALPDAPTEDAQLVVSELVTNAISHGSGAVGLRVQYGNRQLRIEVTDGSTTPAKRRRAGANDLGGRGLLLVTRLSRRWGVADSGRTTYAVIPTLSEAPPCRRTQQPTFDPTC, encoded by the coding sequence ATGGCGCCGGCGAGTGCTCATGTCGCTCATGCACGAGGCACCACAGCGGCCGTGCTCAGGCAGTGGGCCCTGCCGGACGCCCCGACGGAAGACGCCCAGCTTGTCGTCTCAGAGTTGGTGACCAACGCAATCAGTCACGGCTCTGGGGCCGTGGGTCTGCGGGTGCAGTACGGCAACCGCCAGCTCCGGATCGAGGTCACCGACGGGAGCACCACCCCCGCCAAGCGACGACGCGCCGGCGCCAACGACCTGGGCGGGCGAGGGCTGCTCCTAGTAACACGCCTGTCACGCCGGTGGGGCGTGGCCGACAGCGGCCGGACTACATATGCGGTCATCCCCACTCTTTCGGAGGCACCCCCATGTCGCCGCACACAGCAACCAACCTTCGATCCGACGTGTTGA
- a CDS encoding anti-sigma factor antagonist (This anti-anti-sigma factor, or anti-sigma factor antagonist, belongs to a family that includes characterized members SpoIIAA, RsbV, RsfA, and RsfB.), protein MRSDRHGDVTVIEAYGTLDVSTVPDVQAHIDAPTAAPGARAVVDLRPVAFLDCSTLGLLCRARRRTLERGGHLALVCVGPWHLRILHAAGRGVLFTPLATVEEALLDGR, encoded by the coding sequence GTGCGCAGCGACCGGCACGGCGACGTCACCGTGATCGAGGCGTACGGAACCCTCGACGTGAGCACGGTCCCCGACGTGCAGGCGCATATCGACGCCCCCACCGCCGCGCCCGGCGCCCGGGCGGTCGTGGACCTGCGGCCGGTGGCATTCCTCGATTGTTCGACTCTCGGCTTGCTGTGCCGGGCACGGCGCAGGACTCTGGAACGCGGCGGCCATCTGGCACTGGTGTGTGTGGGGCCCTGGCATCTGCGGATTCTCCATGCCGCCGGCCGCGGCGTGCTCTTCACGCCCCTGGCCACCGTGGAGGAGGCCCTGCTGGACGGACGGTGA
- a CDS encoding transposase produces MAAPRKYPLEFGERAVRMYRTTEPKPQIKKLAVDLGVRPEALRSWIRQAEADAGERDDRLTSDERAELVALRKENTQLKRANDVLRTASAFFAAQLDPTRPR; encoded by the coding sequence ATGGCTGCACCCCGGAAATACCCGCTCGAGTTTGGTGAGCGTGCGGTACGGATGTATCGCACCACCGAGCCGAAGCCCCAGATTAAGAAGCTGGCCGTCGATCTCGGTGTGCGCCCCGAGGCCCTGCGCAGCTGGATCCGCCAGGCCGAGGCCGATGCCGGCGAGCGCGACGACCGTCTCACCAGCGACGAGCGCGCCGAGCTGGTGGCCTTGCGCAAGGAGAACACCCAGCTCAAGCGGGCCAACGATGTCCTGCGGACGGCCTCGGCGTTTTTCGCGGCGCAACTCGACCCGACCCGGCCCAGGTGA
- a CDS encoding GAF domain-containing protein yields the protein MNVRHDTPALKRVVETASGASRPVALPSAVRACIEDVGADGLGISLITSGRIRTVAHAADERSHQLEDAQLVAGEGPCTEAYRHHRSVEADVQSADERLPVFLRTAGEVGIRRVVAAPLLVGNHVPVGAVDIYHTSAVSLSAAHRARIEAYARILALLSLDAHPMLIGWEQQPRKQAWWAIRLSCTRRSMPPWKPAMSPSLK from the coding sequence ATGAACGTGCGGCACGACACCCCGGCGTTGAAACGCGTCGTCGAGACCGCGAGCGGCGCCAGCCGGCCGGTGGCGCTGCCGTCCGCCGTGAGGGCGTGCATCGAAGACGTGGGCGCGGACGGCCTTGGAATCAGCCTGATCACCTCCGGCCGGATCAGGACGGTGGCCCACGCCGCTGATGAGCGCAGCCATCAGCTGGAGGACGCGCAGCTGGTGGCGGGGGAAGGCCCGTGCACCGAGGCTTACCGGCACCACCGGAGTGTAGAAGCGGACGTCCAGTCCGCCGATGAACGGTTGCCCGTCTTTTTACGGACGGCCGGTGAAGTCGGCATCCGACGCGTGGTGGCCGCCCCGCTCCTGGTCGGCAACCACGTCCCGGTCGGCGCCGTGGACATCTACCACACCAGCGCCGTCTCCCTCAGCGCAGCGCACCGGGCCAGGATCGAGGCCTACGCCCGCATCCTGGCCCTTCTGAGCCTGGACGCCCACCCGATGCTGATCGGCTGGGAACAGCAGCCCCGGAAACAGGCCTGGTGGGCTATCCGCCTGTCGTGCACCAGGCGGTCGATGCCGCCGTGGAAACCGGCAATGTCCCCGTCGCTGAAGTGA
- a CDS encoding IS3 family transposase → MTALVDEHPRLGVECVLRELHIPSSTYYRWRRAEKEPCERRRRDVELTERIKAIHADSAGIYGSPRVHAVLKREGTPVGRKRVERLTHEADLAGVSPRRKGFTRRDPKATPAPDLVNRDFTAPAPNRLWVTDLTMISTGEGPLWLSAIRDAFSRRVVAWETSARADADLVLTTLGTRSRPARSSRASSFIMRITGGPVHVHQAHNAIDACGS, encoded by the coding sequence GTGACGGCGCTCGTCGACGAGCATCCCCGCCTGGGAGTCGAGTGCGTACTTCGGGAGCTCCATATCCCCTCCTCCACCTACTACCGCTGGCGTCGCGCAGAGAAGGAGCCCTGCGAACGGCGGCGTCGCGACGTCGAGCTGACCGAGCGGATCAAGGCGATCCACGCCGACTCCGCTGGCATCTACGGCTCTCCGCGCGTGCACGCCGTGCTGAAACGCGAGGGCACCCCGGTGGGCCGCAAACGGGTCGAGCGCCTGACGCATGAGGCCGACCTCGCGGGTGTGAGCCCGCGACGGAAGGGCTTCACGCGCCGCGATCCGAAGGCCACCCCGGCCCCAGACCTGGTCAACAGAGACTTCACCGCACCGGCGCCGAACCGGTTGTGGGTCACCGACCTGACGATGATCTCCACCGGTGAGGGGCCGCTGTGGCTCTCCGCGATCCGCGACGCGTTCTCCCGCCGGGTGGTCGCGTGGGAGACCTCCGCCCGCGCGGACGCCGACCTGGTCCTGACTACGTTGGGGACGCGCTCGCGTCCCGCGAGGTCGAGCCGGGCAAGCTCATTCATCATGCGGATCACGGGTGGCCCAGTACACGTCCATCAAGCTCACAACGCGATTGATGCGTGCGGGAGTTGA
- a CDS encoding ABC transporter substrate-binding protein has protein sequence MLNRRNFLTAAVGVALTGGLAACAKEDDSSSGSGSDSGNGGGKKITLGFAQVGSESGWRTANTKSVKEAAKDAGYTLKFSDAQQKQENQISAIRSYIAQKVNVIAFSPVVVTGWDAVLKEAKTAKIPVILTDRSIETSDDSLYVSFIGSDFIDEGRRAAKMLEKVLEKAGHKGAVKIAQLEGTTGAAPAIERAKGFKEIMDAEHKDDWKVVVSQTGDFTRAGGKQVMAAFLQSNPDINVLYAHNDDMALGAIQSIEAAGKKPGKDILIVSVDGVKDGFVAMSEGKINGIVECNPLLGPQLMDLVKKVNDGETVERRIKTKEGDFLQEQAKEALPTRKY, from the coding sequence ATGCTCAACAGAAGGAACTTCCTCACCGCGGCGGTCGGCGTGGCGCTCACGGGCGGCCTGGCGGCCTGTGCCAAGGAGGACGACAGCTCCTCCGGTTCCGGCTCCGACTCCGGCAACGGCGGCGGCAAGAAGATCACGCTGGGCTTCGCGCAGGTCGGTTCCGAGAGCGGCTGGCGCACCGCCAACACCAAGTCGGTCAAGGAAGCGGCCAAGGACGCCGGCTACACCCTCAAATTCTCCGACGCGCAGCAGAAGCAGGAGAACCAGATCTCGGCGATCCGCAGCTACATCGCGCAGAAGGTGAACGTCATAGCCTTCTCGCCGGTGGTCGTCACGGGCTGGGACGCGGTGCTCAAGGAGGCCAAGACCGCGAAGATCCCGGTCATCCTCACCGACCGCTCCATCGAGACGTCCGACGACTCCCTGTACGTCTCCTTCATCGGCTCGGACTTCATCGACGAGGGCCGCCGCGCGGCCAAGATGCTGGAGAAGGTCCTTGAGAAGGCCGGCCACAAGGGCGCGGTGAAGATCGCACAGCTGGAGGGCACCACCGGTGCCGCCCCCGCGATCGAGCGCGCCAAGGGCTTCAAGGAGATCATGGACGCCGAGCACAAGGACGACTGGAAGGTCGTCGTCAGCCAGACCGGTGACTTCACCAGGGCCGGCGGCAAGCAGGTCATGGCGGCTTTCCTGCAGTCCAACCCGGACATCAACGTGCTCTACGCGCACAACGACGACATGGCCCTCGGCGCCATCCAGTCCATCGAGGCGGCCGGCAAGAAGCCCGGCAAGGACATCCTGATCGTCTCGGTCGACGGCGTGAAGGACGGCTTCGTCGCGATGTCCGAGGGCAAGATCAACGGCATCGTCGAGTGCAACCCGCTGCTCGGCCCGCAGCTGATGGACCTCGTGAAGAAGGTCAACGACGGCGAGACGGTGGAGCGCCGGATCAAGACCAAGGAGGGCGACTTCCTGCAGGAGCAGGCCAAGGAAGCCCTCCCCACCCGCAAGTACTGA
- a CDS encoding GNAT family N-acetyltransferase yields the protein MTEFGILDDSTEWQADFERRLRASYTAAGLGVDGVERRLQGVRDDIGDWTVAEIMDAGTRVGYVAVVVADHNGTLAGRVGDLRVDVPHAGQGHEQAARDWAEEWCAERGARRLDVRLTEPADGLFGDYRVRGQARLRRIGSRPELADGVTVRPMTPAEYPDWLAYEKAAYVDDIVRSGALAPEEARRKSDLDFAKVIPEGLSTPGNTFLVLEAAGGTIGTGWLKHRYLPGVTYGYSLNIEEKHRRKGYGLVAMAAGEQATLAAGDSALMFTVWGGNEAATKLYTRAGYRIVEENLAIGLPRSAA from the coding sequence GTGACGGAATTCGGCATCCTCGACGACAGCACGGAGTGGCAGGCGGACTTCGAGCGGCGGCTGCGCGCCTCGTACACGGCGGCCGGTCTCGGCGTCGACGGCGTGGAGCGCAGACTCCAGGGTGTGCGCGACGACATCGGTGACTGGACGGTCGCCGAGATCATGGACGCCGGGACCCGGGTGGGTTACGTCGCCGTGGTCGTGGCCGACCACAACGGCACGCTCGCGGGCCGCGTCGGAGACCTCCGCGTCGACGTGCCCCACGCGGGCCAGGGTCACGAACAGGCCGCGCGGGACTGGGCCGAGGAGTGGTGTGCGGAGCGCGGCGCACGCCGGCTGGACGTACGGCTCACCGAACCCGCCGACGGGCTGTTCGGGGATTACCGGGTCCGCGGCCAGGCCAGGTTGCGGCGTATCGGCTCCCGGCCGGAACTTGCCGACGGCGTCACCGTACGGCCGATGACACCGGCCGAGTATCCCGACTGGCTCGCCTACGAGAAGGCCGCCTACGTCGACGACATCGTCCGGTCGGGGGCCCTGGCCCCCGAGGAGGCCCGGCGCAAGTCCGACCTCGACTTCGCGAAGGTGATCCCCGAGGGCCTGTCGACGCCCGGCAACACGTTCCTGGTGCTTGAGGCGGCGGGCGGGACGATCGGCACGGGCTGGCTGAAGCACCGGTATCTGCCGGGGGTCACCTACGGCTACTCGCTGAACATCGAGGAGAAGCACCGCCGCAAAGGGTACGGTCTGGTCGCGATGGCGGCCGGTGAACAGGCAACGCTCGCGGCGGGCGACTCGGCCCTGATGTTCACCGTGTGGGGCGGCAACGAGGCGGCGACGAAGCTGTACACGCGCGCCGGCTACCGGATCGTGGAGGAGAACCTCGCGATCGGCCTTCCCCGCTCGGCTGCCTGA
- a CDS encoding IS3 family transposase — MFIKPEGLRDRAFNTRAEVNLALFEYIDGFYNSRRIQERLGWLSPIEFEEKHYIKQATTEPTNLDIHQPTLTS; from the coding sequence ATGTTCATCAAACCTGAGGGCCTCCGTGACCGTGCCTTCAACACGAGGGCCGAGGTGAACCTCGCGCTCTTCGAGTACATCGACGGCTTCTATAACAGCCGACGCATCCAGGAACGGCTCGGCTGGCTCAGCCCGATCGAGTTCGAGGAGAAGCACTACATCAAGCAGGCGACGACTGAACCGACGAACCTGGACATCCATCAACCCACTCTGACCAGCTGA
- a CDS encoding helix-turn-helix domain-containing protein has translation MAADPFAELLRQLRRNADRSQDEQADAINAASGRATVTRREVSRYENGENVPTNHTLGHIAVACGVPLEPLLREAKAARVRRRKKDDAEGEDLDDVKRRTLLGGAVVGAAAASEPWGRLAYALSKGAKIDPESASVLIDHAAELHVDELSENARSLQNRVESHLDAITAALPRAGGHERALTIAAGETAALAGWVAWDLGEHDKAAAYYRVTSECAKKAGHPPLRALALGYASYGAATPGKALEMLSQAAQDVRGHGNATAAAWALGRYAEEAAQSADEAGALRALEQARFAYDFANHTSEQAWVRFVTPYRMDSLALSVYGELKRQELTVTADSAVERLGKGLPESGVVVLGDLASALLRGGDVDRGAYVARQFAAAAESKPNTMGRQRAQSIAAWLPDTERDLAGHLLAFAS, from the coding sequence ATGGCAGCAGATCCGTTCGCCGAACTACTCCGTCAGCTGCGCCGTAACGCGGACCGATCGCAGGATGAGCAGGCGGATGCGATCAACGCGGCCTCGGGCCGGGCGACGGTGACCCGCCGAGAGGTCAGTCGGTACGAGAACGGTGAGAACGTCCCTACGAACCACACACTTGGGCACATCGCTGTGGCCTGCGGTGTCCCATTGGAGCCGCTCCTGCGGGAGGCAAAGGCCGCCCGAGTCAGGCGGAGGAAGAAGGACGACGCTGAAGGGGAGGACCTGGACGACGTGAAGCGCCGAACGCTGCTGGGAGGCGCCGTCGTCGGCGCAGCTGCCGCTTCCGAGCCTTGGGGCCGACTCGCCTACGCGCTCAGCAAGGGAGCCAAGATCGACCCCGAGTCCGCGTCGGTGCTCATCGATCACGCGGCCGAGTTGCATGTGGACGAGCTGAGTGAAAACGCACGCAGCTTGCAGAACCGGGTCGAGTCTCACCTGGACGCGATCACGGCGGCCCTTCCCCGTGCTGGCGGCCACGAGCGAGCGCTGACCATCGCGGCGGGGGAGACCGCGGCCCTTGCCGGATGGGTCGCCTGGGACCTGGGGGAACACGATAAGGCTGCTGCCTATTACCGGGTGACCTCGGAGTGCGCGAAGAAGGCCGGGCACCCGCCCTTGCGCGCCCTGGCGCTGGGCTACGCGAGCTACGGTGCCGCTACCCCGGGTAAGGCGCTGGAGATGCTGTCGCAGGCGGCTCAGGACGTGCGGGGGCATGGCAACGCGACCGCTGCGGCGTGGGCATTGGGACGGTACGCGGAGGAAGCGGCTCAATCAGCTGACGAAGCCGGCGCTCTCCGGGCCCTGGAGCAGGCGAGATTCGCGTATGACTTCGCGAATCATACGAGCGAGCAGGCGTGGGTCCGCTTCGTGACGCCGTACCGGATGGACTCACTGGCGCTTTCGGTATACGGCGAACTCAAGCGCCAAGAACTGACCGTCACAGCCGACTCCGCGGTCGAGCGCCTCGGTAAGGGACTGCCTGAGTCTGGGGTGGTGGTCCTCGGGGACCTGGCGTCGGCGCTTCTGCGCGGCGGCGACGTAGACCGTGGGGCCTACGTCGCGCGCCAGTTCGCCGCAGCAGCGGAGTCAAAGCCGAACACCATGGGACGCCAGCGGGCGCAGAGCATCGCTGCCTGGCTCCCCGACACGGAGCGCGACTTGGCCGGCCACTTGCTGGCGTTCGCGTCGTGA
- a CDS encoding transposase family protein translates to MVNRAVLAHQLFTGISQDHLACLIEELAAPWQAGLDGRRHVARGGARKRAEGAGARHQLVFVDRLVATLIHLRHDLPHAVLGLLFGVDRSTITRAITEIRPLLAARGCAVPDRPGLRLRTLTDVFAYAQAEGIELRLDATEIQVRRPPAGRSGRRAFVSGKKKQNTMKATVIADWQGRTLWTDALRPGRMHDATAARNEGIADCFQHFPDVEVLLDDGYLGLSRDHRGQAITPPRKPRPGAPPSRVEQWERDRHWHSSDRITVEHALADHKRWKQLTRWTHRRDRLPDTYRAIAGLVSDRTSTI, encoded by the coding sequence ATGGTCAATCGGGCGGTGCTGGCGCATCAGCTGTTCACGGGGATCTCGCAGGATCATCTGGCCTGTCTGATCGAGGAGTTGGCGGCGCCGTGGCAGGCTGGTCTTGACGGTCGCCGTCATGTTGCGCGGGGCGGGGCCAGGAAGCGGGCCGAGGGCGCTGGCGCCCGCCATCAGCTGGTGTTCGTCGACCGACTGGTGGCCACGCTGATTCATCTACGCCACGACCTGCCGCACGCCGTGCTCGGCCTACTGTTCGGCGTCGACCGCTCCACCATCACCCGCGCGATCACAGAGATACGACCTCTCCTGGCCGCGCGGGGGTGTGCGGTCCCCGACCGTCCCGGTCTGCGGCTGCGGACACTGACAGATGTTTTCGCCTACGCCCAGGCCGAGGGAATCGAGCTGCGGCTGGACGCCACCGAGATCCAGGTTCGCCGGCCACCAGCCGGCCGCAGCGGCCGGCGTGCATTCGTGTCGGGCAAGAAGAAACAGAACACCATGAAAGCCACCGTCATCGCGGACTGGCAGGGTCGCACGTTATGGACCGATGCCCTGCGACCTGGACGGATGCACGACGCCACGGCCGCCCGCAACGAAGGCATCGCCGACTGCTTCCAGCACTTTCCCGACGTCGAGGTTCTCTTGGACGACGGCTACCTCGGCCTGAGCCGCGACCACCGCGGACAAGCCATCACCCCGCCCAGAAAACCGCGTCCCGGAGCACCGCCCAGCAGGGTTGAGCAGTGGGAACGGGACCGTCACTGGCACTCATCCGATCGCATCACCGTCGAACACGCCCTGGCTGATCACAAACGCTGGAAGCAACTGACGCGCTGGACCCACCGCCGTGACCGCCTGCCCGACACCTACCGCGCCATCGCCGGCCTCGTCTCCGACCGCACCAGCACCATCTGA
- a CDS encoding sugar ABC transporter ATP-binding protein translates to MAEPLPVLELTGIVKEFPGVRALSGVDFRLFPGEIHALLGENGAGKSTLIKVLTGVYSLDGGTVTLNGTSVRFHSPSQAQQAGISTVYQEVNLCPNLSVAENIFIGREPTRFGRIQWKRLRREAAELVDRLGLDIDVEAPLSSYPLAVQQLVAIVRSVGTGDADGQGAGTKVLILDEPTSSLDRDEVLELFALMRRLKGEGVAILFVSHFLDQIYEVCDRMTVLRNGTLVGEHMVRDLDQVGLVQLMIGKALDQLEELHDHQLHAGVGESLLKADGVGRAGGIAPFDLEIKKGEVIGLAGLLGSGRTELARLLFGADQPDSGKVSIGGKQVSMSAPNDAIAAGVAFCSENRKTEGLVPDLTVRENIILALQAARGWTRPIPVAQRDELVAKYIKALDIRPANPEARVGQLSGGNQQKVLLARWLITQPKLLILDEPTRGIDIGAKAEIQKLVVSLSEEGMAVLYIAAELEEVLRLSHTIGVLRDRKLVAQLANGPEITPTRILETIASGEHQ, encoded by the coding sequence ATGGCAGAGCCGCTGCCCGTCCTGGAGTTGACGGGCATAGTCAAAGAGTTTCCGGGGGTACGGGCTCTGTCGGGTGTCGACTTCCGGCTCTTCCCCGGCGAGATCCACGCCCTGCTCGGCGAGAACGGCGCCGGCAAGTCCACTCTCATCAAGGTGCTGACCGGGGTCTACTCCCTGGACGGCGGCACCGTCACCCTCAACGGCACGTCCGTACGCTTCCACAGCCCGTCACAGGCCCAGCAGGCCGGGATCAGCACGGTCTACCAGGAGGTCAACCTCTGCCCCAACCTGTCGGTGGCGGAGAACATCTTCATCGGCCGCGAACCCACCCGCTTCGGCCGCATCCAGTGGAAGCGGCTGCGCCGCGAGGCCGCCGAGCTGGTCGACCGGCTCGGCCTCGACATCGACGTCGAGGCCCCGCTGTCCTCGTACCCGCTGGCCGTGCAGCAGCTGGTCGCGATCGTACGGTCGGTGGGCACCGGAGACGCCGACGGCCAGGGGGCCGGCACCAAGGTGCTCATCCTCGACGAGCCGACCTCCAGCCTCGACCGTGACGAGGTGCTCGAACTCTTCGCCCTGATGCGGCGGTTGAAGGGTGAGGGCGTGGCGATCCTGTTCGTCTCGCACTTCCTGGACCAGATCTACGAGGTCTGCGACCGGATGACCGTCCTGCGCAACGGCACCCTCGTCGGTGAGCACATGGTCCGCGACCTCGACCAGGTCGGCCTCGTCCAGCTGATGATCGGCAAGGCCCTGGACCAGCTGGAGGAGCTGCACGACCACCAACTCCACGCCGGCGTGGGGGAGTCGCTGCTCAAGGCCGACGGCGTCGGCAGGGCAGGCGGCATCGCCCCCTTCGACCTGGAGATCAAGAAGGGCGAGGTCATCGGACTCGCGGGACTGCTCGGCTCGGGCCGCACCGAACTGGCCCGCCTCCTCTTCGGCGCCGACCAGCCGGACAGCGGCAAGGTCAGCATCGGCGGCAAACAGGTCTCGATGAGCGCCCCGAACGACGCGATCGCCGCCGGTGTCGCCTTCTGCTCGGAGAACCGCAAGACCGAGGGCCTCGTACCGGACCTGACCGTGCGCGAGAACATCATCCTCGCCCTGCAGGCCGCCCGCGGCTGGACCCGGCCCATCCCGGTCGCCCAGCGCGACGAACTCGTCGCCAAGTACATCAAGGCCCTGGACATCCGGCCGGCCAACCCCGAGGCGCGGGTCGGCCAACTCAGCGGCGGCAACCAGCAGAAGGTCCTGCTCGCCCGCTGGCTGATCACCCAGCCCAAGCTGCTGATCCTGGACGAGCCGACGCGCGGCATCGACATCGGCGCGAAGGCCGAGATCCAGAAACTGGTGGTCTCGCTCTCCGAGGAAGGCATGGCCGTGCTGTACATCGCGGCCGAGCTGGAGGAGGTGCTGCGGCTCAGCCACACCATCGGCGTGCTGCGCGACCGCAAGCTCGTGGCCCAGCTGGCCAACGGGCCCGAGATCACCCCCACCCGGATCCTGGAGACCATCGCGAGCGGAGAGCACCAGTGA